The following proteins are co-located in the Camelina sativa cultivar DH55 chromosome 12, Cs, whole genome shotgun sequence genome:
- the LOC109128011 gene encoding uncharacterized protein LOC109128011 — protein MEKLALAVVTSARKLRPYFQSHTIVILTTQPLRTVLHSPSQSGRLAKWSVELSKYDIEFRTRTCAKSQVLADFLIELPLASSASDNVETPWTLYVDGASSKSGAGIGVRLTSPTGEVIEQSFRLAFSASNNEAEYESFLAGLRLAVGIGVRKLRAFCDSQLVTNQFLGEYETKDGRMEAYLSTARELVAKFEEFEITKIPQSENSAADALASLASTSDPATTRIIPVEVIQFPSIRLESTNVVTRAMKKQLAAEEAARKTAADSRPPEDPDPVLPTPMEVHSPLAEPDESSAPESSSSPADNQAIIPHATSSGTNSNSWGADDWRSPIWAYLEKGELPADKWAARKLKVISARYCIHNGILLRRSVAGPYLTCVAGREPVMLMRAVHDGPNGNHSGGRTLAFKIKRQGYFWPTMITDCEKYSRTCEKCQKHAPSMHQPTELLSSVSAPYPFMRWSMDIIGPLHRGPGGVQYVLALTDYFSKWVEAAAYAKVTSDEVEQFVLKSIIYRYGVPYEIITDNGPQFISSKFEEFCAKWKIRLNKSTPRYPQGNGQAEAMNKVILANLKKRLDARKGRWPDELQGVLWAIRTTPRRATNETPFSLVYGVDAVVPADIEVLGVRTALNPPRPEENEEFLQDTLDTINERRDQALVRIQNYQNAVARYYNSKIRGRPLAVGDLVLRKVHENTEELNAGKLGINWEGPYKITREVRNGVYQLEDSEGKPVPRSWNSLHLKLFHS, from the coding sequence ATGGAAAAATTGGCTCTAGCAGTGGTCACTTCGGCAAGGAAGCTGCGGCCTTACTTCCAGTCCCATACGATCGTAATCCTGACGACGCAGCCACTTCGGACGGTATTACATAGTCCGAGCCAATCCGGACGGCTGGCTAAATGGTCTGTTGAGTTGAGCAAATATGACATCGAGTTCCGGACTCGAACCTGCGCGAAGTCACAAGTGCTGGCCGATTTCTTGatcgaactcccactagcctcCTCGGCTAGCGATAATGTCGAAACTCCATGGACGCTGTATGTTGATGGAGCTTCTTCCAAATCAGGGGCAGGAATCGGGGTCCGCCTCACTTCTCCTACAGGCGAAGTGATCGAGCAATCATTTCGCTTGGCTTTCAGTGCATCCAACAACGAAGCTGAGTACGAATCTTTCCTTGCCGGCTTGCGCCTCGCAGTGGGGATTGGTGTCCGAAAACTTCGAGCTTTTTGCGATtcgcagctggtcaccaaccagtttTTGGGGGAGTACGAAACAAAGGATGGCCGCATGGAGGCTTATTTGTCCACAGCGCGGGAGTTAGTCGCCAAGTTCGAGGAGTTcgaaatcactaagatcccacAAAGTGAGAACTCCGCTGCGGACGCTTTAGCATCTCTGGCTTCCACTTCGGATCCTGCGACAACAAGGATCATCCCCGTCGAAGTCATCCAGTTTCCAAGCATCCGGCTAGAGAGCACAAACGTCGTGACCCGCGCAATGAAAAAACAGTTGGCCGCTGAAGAAGCAGCTCGTAAGACGGCTGCGGACTCTCGACCCCCGGAAGATCCGGACCCTGTCTTGCCTACCCCAATGGAAGTTCACTCACCTCTCGCCGAGCCCGACGAAAGTTCAGCTCCGGAATCATCGAGCTCACCAGCTGACAATCAAGCCATTATCCCACATGCCACCTCGAGCGGCACGAATTCTAACAGCTGGGGGGCAGACGACTGGCGGAGCCCGATCTGGGCTTACCTGGAAAAAGGGGAACTCCCAGCCGACAAGTGGGCAGCTAGGAAACTCAAGGTTATCAGTGCGCGGTACTGCATCCACAACGGAATACTTCTACGCCGAAGTGTAGCCGGTCCTTATCTAACGTGCGTGGCTGGCAGAGAGCCCGTGATGCTAATGCGAGCTGTTCATGACGGTCCCAATGGGAATCACTCCGGAGGTCGGACTCtggctttcaaaatcaaacgGCAAGGATACTTCTGGCCTACCATGATCACGGACTGCGAAAAGTATTCTCGAACTTGTGAGAAGTGTCAGAAGCACGCCCCGTCAATGCACCAACCTACCGAGCTCTTGTCTTCAGTGTCCGCGCCATACCCATTCATGAGGTGGTCTATGGATATCATCGGTCCATTACATCGAGGACCAGGAGGAGTCCAGTACGTGCTCGCTCTTACCGACTATTTCTCCAAATGGGTAGAAGCGGCAGCCTATGCGAAAGTAACAAGTGACGAAGTGGAACAGTTCGTGCTTAAGAGCATAATCTACCGCTACGGTGTCCCATATGAAATCATTACGGACAATGGCCCGCAATTCATCTCTTCGAAGTTCGAAGAATTCTGTGCGAAGTGGAAAATTCGACTCAATAAGTCAACCCCTCGTTACCCGCAAGGTAATGGACAAGCCGAGGCGATGAATAAGGTCATACTTGCCAACTTGAAGAAACGGCTCGATGCTCGTAAGGGGCGCTGGCCGGACGAACTTCAGGGCGTCCTTTGGGCGATCCGAACAACACCTCGGCGGGCCACTAATGAGACACCTTTCTCCCTGGTTTACGGAGTTGATGCCGTAGTCCCAGCCGATATAGAAGTGCTCGGAGTCCGTACTGCGCTAAATCCACCTCGACCTGAAGAGAATGAGGAATTCCTACAGGATACTCTCGATACAATCAACGAGCGTCGGGATCAGGCCTTGGTTCGGATCCAGAATTACCAGAACGCAGTAGCTCGGTACTATAACTCCAAAATCCGAGGCAGACCCTTGGCAGTTGGCGACCTAGTCCTCCGGAAAGTCCACGAGAACACCGAGGAGCTCAATGCAGGGAAGCTGGGAATTAACTGGGAAGGACCATACAAAATTACTCGCGAAGTCCGAAATGGAGTCTATCAGCTCGAGGACTCAGAGGGGAAACCAGTCCCGAGGTCTTGGAATTCTTTACACCTCAAACTCTTTCACAGCTGA